The genomic segment CCACTGTCGATCACGGGCGCGTCGGAGAAGTTGACCTTCTCATATCCCGCGGTCTCCTGGTCGCTTTGCGTGTCGAATAAGGCTTTAGCTTGCTCTTCTTCGTAATCAGCGTCCCAGTTGATGCTGGCGTCGTTGTCGTAATTTCCCTCAGCCGGTGGCAGGGCCGGGACAGGTTCGCCATAGTCGATCGAGCCTTCTCCCTCCAGTTCCCCATCCAGCGGAGGGGCGGGAGGGGGTGGGACGATACCGTTCGGATCGGTCAGCGGAAGTTCCATCGACTCACCCCCGTTGGCCGGGCCGGGCATGTTGACCGCTTCAGAGGTGAATTCCACTGGTCCCATCACACGGCCGTCGTTGACGAATGGAGCCGGTTCGGTGTGCATCAGATCCGACTCAAAGGCGTAGCTGCGAGCCCAGGCACGACGCAGGGCTTCTTCATAAGCTTCAGGACTCCAGGCCCCTTCAGCCAAGTGAATGTTGTTGTATTCCAACAAGGTTCCTTTGCGGAATTGAATGTTGGTGATCGACTTGGTGTATTCGATGATGGAGCTGAAATATTCAATTTGGGCGCGGGCCAAACGCGTTTGGGCTTGAAGTAACAAGTCCAACGTCTTCGTACCGACCTTGTACTCCGCTTCGAAGGCTTGCAACTGCAAATGAGCAGCGCGGCCTTGGTTAAAGCGGGTTTGAGCCGTTTGGTAGTTGAGATTCAACGCTTGGAAGCCGTTGGCCAATTCGTGGCTAATATCAACTTCCTGAGTCGCCAACAATTCGCGGGCCTGGGCCAATCGCAACTCAATGTTGCGGACTTGTGCCAAGGTACGCCGTAAACCAAGCGGCATCGAGAATTGGAAGCCGAGTTGCCAACCGGTTTGGCTACCTTGTGTCAAACGTTCGTAGGCACTGTTGAGTCCCTGCGTCGTTCCCACACTGTCATTGTCATTGTTACCGAAGAGGTTGTCGCCAAACATATTCACCTGGTAGGCGGAGACAAAGTCCAGCCGTGGATTCGCCAGGTTTTCCGCTGCAATCAACTGCAGATCGAGACTCTTGATATTCCATTTTTGGCGTCGCAATTCCGTCCGGCGGGTGAGTGCCTCAGCCAAAGCCACGTACCAGTCGGGAATGAATTCGGCGGTAATCGGCACATCGGAGGGGCGAATAATCCGACCATCATTGACCGGCAGTCCCAACATCCGCCGCAGTTCGAGCTCCATGGAGTAAATGTTGTTCAGTTCCACTTCGGCACGGGCTTTGGCGTCGAAGTATTGTTCGCGCGCTTGAGCTTCGTCAGCGGCACTTCCCCCCCGTGCTCCCACTTCAAATTTCGATTTGACTTCCCGCCAAGTTCGCAGGGCACTATTCCGGGCAACGACTTCAGCGTCGTAGCGGCGATAGGCCAGATACAGGTTCCAATAAATATCCTCAACATCTTTGATCATATTGCGGACTTGGATTTCGAAGTCGGCAATCGTGATGTCATTGTTAATCCGGGCGATGACCACACCTTGGCTCACACCGCCGATCCCTGTAATGTTTTCTGAAGCCGGACCAGCGATCCGCGTGAACTCCGTTCCAGAACCGGCCCACATTGGCAAGCGATAGCCAAGTTGCACGTTGCCGGTATACACCGACGGGAACAAGTTCCCGGGAGAGTTGTTGTAGTTGTAGTTCACAAGGTGGCTCAACGACAGTTGTCCACCGTTGGCTTGAACCTTTGTCAACTCGGCTTGCATCTGAGCGGTGTCAGACTGCAAAGTCGCCCCGTCGGGAATACCGCCGGCGAGGAACAGGTTGTTTTGAATTTGCTCGTCACGGCCCCAGACCATGCTCGTGGTAAACTGGGTGTCAAACTCGGACAGGGCCGATTCCACACCGCGACCGCCGAAGAGCACACCCGTTTCTTGAATAGCCGGATCATAGACGGACGCCACCGCTTGCGGAGAGCTCACGATAGTGCTGGTCGATGTACCGCCTGCCGAGCCAGCCGCAATAGCGCCGGTTGCCGTGCGATTGGATGTTCGCACAATTTTGTTGTGCAACAGCGCCAAGTGAACGGCCTCTGCCAACGGCATATCCCACGCCTCGTCGTGGTTCCGGTCCCGTACATTGCGGGGCGGATTGGCAAACGTCGCGGATTCCGGTGCGACTTCGCACGAATCAGGATAGGCAATCCGTTCAGCGTCGGCACGATAATCTGTCAACTGGGCGTCGCCCAGGTAGGACAACGTGGGGTTGCTCGCACAGCCGGTGAACAGGCAGCTGATCAACAACAGGCTGACAAATTGCCGGAATGATCGCTTTCGCATGGTGCGTCCTTGCCGCAAAAGTACCGATGAATCTGCTTCTCAGTTGTCGCGTGCGAGCAAGGTCCCCCGAACCCTCCAGGACCAACTCGTCGCTGACGGTTGAAAAACCCGCCACACCCCGGATTGCGACCCGGAAAATGGAGAGCTCCGCGCATGCGTCTCAATAAAACGACACATCGGGCGCGTTAAAACCGTCATAAGCAGTATCGGCGCTCTAATCGTCAAACTTTGACTCTTTTGAACGAGGCACGACCGCAATGTACGGCTTGCCCAAAAGTTTTTTGACGACAATCATCTCCCCCGCGTCGTTGCCCTCGATGGCATGACCCAGGAATTGCAGCGCATAACCGGCAATAAATGCCCCCAACGCCCACTGCCAGTTGTGATGCACTAAAAAATACACCGGCAGGGCGAATGTGATCGGCAACCCAATGAGATGCAGAAATTGGTTGCCGGGATGCTGGTGCCTTTCGAGATAATTCTTGAAAAAACTCACGATCGGCTCACCTGTCCTTCAGAGAAATTTCGACTGGGAACGACTTCGACCACCCACCGCGAAGCCGCGTCCCACAGCGTTTCAACATAGCAGCAGCTCAAACAGCATCTCACCCCTGCTCGGCTTCGAAGCGTTGCATGAATTCAATCAACGCGTCCACGCCGTCTACGGGAAATGCATTGTACAGGCTGGCCCGCATGCCGCCCACGCTGCGGTGCCCTTTCAGTCCGCTAAATCCCGCCGCTTCTGATTGCGAGATAAACTTGGCATCCAAATCCGCATCGCCCGTGACAAACGTCACGTTCATTTGAGACCGGCTTTCCAGATCAGCAGTGCCGTTAAACAGACGACTTTGATCCAGGTAAGCGTACAGTTTGCCCGCCTTGTCACGATTCTGTTCACCAACCGCTGCCAGTCCGCCGCGGGCTTTGATCCATTTGAAGATCAGCCCCATGATGTAAATGCCGAACGTCGGCGGGGTATTGAACATCGAGTCGTTGTCGGCGTGCGTGCGGTATTGCAGCATCGTGGGAATGTCTGTCGGTCCCTGCTGCACCAAATCGTCGCGGATGATGACCAACGTCACGCCGCTGGGGCCAAGATTCTTCTGCGCACCGGCGTAGATCACACCATATTTTGAGACGTCGATCGGCCGG from the Symmachiella macrocystis genome contains:
- a CDS encoding TolC family protein, whose amino-acid sequence is MRKRSFRQFVSLLLISCLFTGCASNPTLSYLGDAQLTDYRADAERIAYPDSCEVAPESATFANPPRNVRDRNHDEAWDMPLAEAVHLALLHNKIVRTSNRTATGAIAAGSAGGTSTSTIVSSPQAVASVYDPAIQETGVLFGGRGVESALSEFDTQFTTSMVWGRDEQIQNNLFLAGGIPDGATLQSDTAQMQAELTKVQANGGQLSLSHLVNYNYNNSPGNLFPSVYTGNVQLGYRLPMWAGSGTEFTRIAGPASENITGIGGVSQGVVIARINNDITIADFEIQVRNMIKDVEDIYWNLYLAYRRYDAEVVARNSALRTWREVKSKFEVGARGGSAADEAQAREQYFDAKARAEVELNNIYSMELELRRMLGLPVNDGRIIRPSDVPITAEFIPDWYVALAEALTRRTELRRQKWNIKSLDLQLIAAENLANPRLDFVSAYQVNMFGDNLFGNNDNDSVGTTQGLNSAYERLTQGSQTGWQLGFQFSMPLGLRRTLAQVRNIELRLAQARELLATQEVDISHELANGFQALNLNYQTAQTRFNQGRAAHLQLQAFEAEYKVGTKTLDLLLQAQTRLARAQIEYFSSIIEYTKSITNIQFRKGTLLEYNNIHLAEGAWSPEAYEEALRRAWARSYAFESDLMHTEPAPFVNDGRVMGPVEFTSEAVNMPGPANGGESMELPLTDPNGIVPPPPAPPLDGELEGEGSIDYGEPVPALPPAEGNYDNDASINWDADYEEEQAKALFDTQSDQETAGYEKVNFSDAPVIDSGY
- a CDS encoding DUF962 domain-containing protein, which gives rise to MSFFKNYLERHQHPGNQFLHLIGLPITFALPVYFLVHHNWQWALGAFIAGYALQFLGHAIEGNDAGEMIVVKKLLGKPYIAVVPRSKESKFDD
- the serC gene encoding 3-phosphoserine/phosphohydroxythreonine transaminase; amino-acid sequence: MTKRVYNFSAGPAVLPVEVLEEARENLLSLGDTGVGIMEHSHRGKAFVAVYEEAVSLCRELAAIPDNYHVLFLQGGASSQFFMLPMNFLPKEGTADYLVTGSWAKKAVTEAQRFGNVHVAGSSQDRNFCYIPSDCAYSDDAIYTHYTSNNTIFGTQFATVPDVACKSLVCDMSSDIFSRPIDVSKYGVIYAGAQKNLGPSGVTLVIIRDDLVQQGPTDIPTMLQYRTHADNDSMFNTPPTFGIYIMGLIFKWIKARGGLAAVGEQNRDKAGKLYAYLDQSRLFNGTADLESRSQMNVTFVTGDADLDAKFISQSEAAGFSGLKGHRSVGGMRASLYNAFPVDGVDALIEFMQRFEAEQG